In one Nitrospira sp. SG-bin1 genomic region, the following are encoded:
- a CDS encoding sodium:proton exchanger: protein MTDYSVLGNLLLIYTVSIAVVFLFHQFRLPSIAGFLVAGALIGPHGLNLISDIATVQVLAEIGIVLLLFTIGIEFSLVQLTSLRRLLLIAAPIQVGGVIAITWLGGTLAGLPASQAIFWGFLLSLSSTAIVLKALAASGDSDSPHGRATIGILIFQDLAVVPMILLTPILASHGEGTLPLVLLSLGKSIVVVACIVAAAWYVVPKVLDHIVRSRSRELFLLTIIVMCLGIAWLTSLGGLSLALGAFIAGLVISESEYSHQAIAEVLPFRDSFNSLFFVSIGILMDWRILLEYPIVVTGVLLIVLLVKFFAGTGAALAASVPPRSAVMTGIALAQVGEFSFILAQVGLEDQLLSGPPYQIFLAVSVCSMIITPFLMQVSPHLARRVEAMQRLYHWLPGQTIAHVLEAEGRHLRIKDHVIIVGYGLNGRNLARVLGETEVPYIALDLDGDTVRREASHGLPLYYGDATNPNVLRHVKIEDARVLVVAISDPFMARRAVQVARGLNPKIHIVVRTRYLRELEELHQLGVDDVVPEEFETSIEIFALVLRTYNMPQDFIMRKAEQVRREGYALLRRSELPELAHHLRGGTLADVEVETCRIEEDSPAAGKTIAQLALRPRIGASIIALTRSGVTESNPPDKTTLLAGDIVVLLGTRDQIRRAMGFILANGRGG from the coding sequence ATGACTGACTACAGCGTGCTCGGCAATCTGCTGCTCATTTACACCGTCTCCATCGCCGTGGTGTTTCTATTCCATCAATTCCGGTTGCCGTCTATCGCCGGATTTCTCGTCGCCGGAGCGTTGATCGGTCCTCACGGGCTCAATCTGATTTCCGATATCGCGACGGTGCAAGTGCTGGCGGAAATCGGGATTGTGCTGCTGCTGTTCACCATCGGCATCGAATTCTCGCTGGTACAACTCACCTCGCTTCGTCGGCTGCTCCTGATCGCGGCCCCGATCCAAGTCGGTGGCGTCATCGCGATTACATGGCTCGGCGGCACCCTGGCGGGCTTACCCGCGTCCCAGGCGATCTTTTGGGGGTTTCTGCTCTCACTCAGCAGCACCGCGATCGTGCTGAAAGCGCTCGCGGCCAGCGGAGACAGCGACTCACCCCACGGGCGAGCCACCATTGGGATCTTGATTTTTCAGGACCTGGCTGTCGTTCCCATGATCTTGTTGACCCCCATTCTTGCCAGCCACGGCGAAGGAACGTTGCCCCTGGTTCTGTTGTCGTTGGGGAAATCCATCGTGGTGGTCGCCTGTATCGTCGCTGCGGCCTGGTATGTGGTACCGAAAGTGCTCGACCATATCGTTCGCAGCCGAAGCCGGGAGCTGTTCCTGCTGACGATCATCGTCATGTGCCTCGGCATCGCCTGGTTGACATCGCTCGGCGGCCTCTCACTGGCGTTGGGGGCCTTCATCGCCGGACTCGTCATTTCTGAATCGGAGTACAGCCATCAAGCCATCGCAGAAGTGCTGCCGTTTCGAGACAGTTTCAACAGCTTGTTCTTCGTCTCCATCGGCATCCTGATGGACTGGCGTATCTTGTTGGAGTATCCGATCGTCGTGACCGGCGTCTTGCTCATCGTCCTGCTCGTGAAGTTCTTCGCCGGCACCGGGGCCGCCCTCGCCGCGTCCGTACCTCCACGATCGGCCGTCATGACCGGTATTGCTCTCGCCCAGGTCGGCGAGTTCAGCTTCATCTTGGCGCAGGTCGGCCTGGAGGATCAGCTTTTGTCCGGACCGCCGTACCAGATTTTTCTGGCGGTCTCGGTCTGTTCCATGATCATCACGCCGTTTCTCATGCAGGTATCCCCGCATCTCGCTCGGCGCGTCGAGGCCATGCAACGGCTTTACCACTGGCTTCCCGGTCAGACCATCGCCCACGTGCTGGAAGCGGAAGGACGGCACCTGCGCATCAAGGACCATGTGATCATCGTGGGATATGGGCTCAACGGGCGCAATCTGGCTCGCGTATTGGGAGAGACGGAAGTGCCCTACATTGCCTTGGATTTGGACGGAGACACCGTGCGCCGGGAAGCGTCCCACGGCTTGCCGCTCTACTATGGGGATGCGACCAATCCCAATGTACTGCGGCATGTCAAGATCGAAGACGCGCGGGTCCTGGTCGTCGCGATCTCCGATCCGTTCATGGCCCGCCGAGCCGTGCAGGTGGCGCGAGGCTTGAACCCGAAAATTCACATCGTGGTGCGGACCCGGTATTTGCGTGAGTTGGAGGAATTGCACCAGCTGGGTGTGGACGACGTCGTGCCGGAGGAATTTGAAACGTCGATCGAAATATTTGCGCTCGTCCTCCGCACCTACAACATGCCGCAAGATTTCATCATGCGAAAGGCCGAGCAGGTTCGTCGCGAAGGATACGCACTCTTACGGCGCAGCGAGCTTCCCGAACTGGCACACCATCTGCGGGGCGGCACCCTCGCCGATGTCGAAGTGGAGACGTGCCGAATCGAGGAAGATTCGCCGGCGGCCGGAAAGACCATCGCCCAACTGGCATTGCGCCCGCGAATCGGGGCGTCCATCATCGCCTTGACCAG